The nucleotide window ATTCTCCCTTGCGCCGGGGATCACCATCAAAGGAGCTAAGATCAAGCTTAGCGGAACTTCTATTTAAACCGAGCTTGTCACTCCAAGTCCTAAACAGGGGCTTACCGCACAGAAGTTCATAAAAAATAACCCCCAGGGAATAAAGATCGGCATGATAATCGATTACTGCCCCGGGCTTATAATAAATAAGTTCCAGCGCCCTGTAGGTATCGGCTTTACCAACCAAAGCTGACACCACCGTCTGACTCCCCTTTAACTTGGCGTAATCGAAGTTCATAACTTTTGACTCTCCGGAATCGGTGATTATGATATTGCGGGGGTTAAGGTCCCGGTGAACAATTTTTTTCCTATTTATAGCCTCCACAATCGCAACCAGGCTCTTCATTATTTCCCTCTTATCCGCCGTCCCCATACCCCGTTCCATCTTTTCTGCCAAGGTAACATGCTCAACCCAATCGGTAACACTAATAATAAAGGGATCGAAAGAGAAGGGAGGAATACTGCTAAAAAGAACAAAGGGCTCCTGGCGCAATACAGCCTTGACGCGGGCATCCCGCTGCGCCATCTCCCTGGTAATATCCTGGATATGTTCCCTATCACCCGGGTCGATCATCATGGC belongs to Bacillota bacterium and includes:
- a CDS encoding protein kinase, producing the protein AMMIDPGDREHIQDITREMAQRDARVKAVLRQEPFVLFSSIPPFSFDPFIISVTDWVEHVTLAEKMERGMGTADKREIMKSLVAIVEAINRKKIVHRDLNPRNIIITDSGESKVMNFDYAKLKGSQTVVSALVGKADTYRALELIYYKPGAVIDYHADLYSLGVIFYELLCGKPLFRTWSDKLGLNRSSAKLDLSSFDGDPRRKGELNEALQLLLHEGYPQRDEGLRRLKKWLA